A single region of the Maylandia zebra isolate NMK-2024a linkage group LG17, Mzebra_GT3a, whole genome shotgun sequence genome encodes:
- the lum gene encoding lumican translates to MLPLRVPILAVLVTLSLCQYYDYDYQPNPVMGPSSPNCNQECDCPFNFPSAMYCDSRKLKFVPIVPTGIKYLYLQNNLIEEIKAGVFDNVTDTLRWLILDNNQITNAKIAKGTIDKLSGLEKLFISFNNLTEPAIPPSKSLEELRIMNNKLSKFPSGLLTDKENLTSIHLQHNDLTSEAISGAFKGLKKLLSLDVSHNKLKKLPAGVPSSLVMLYADYNVIESIGAGYLNKLPSLQYLRVSHNKLVDSGIPAGVFNVTSLLELDLSFNKLQSIPEINEQLEQLYLQANEINKFDLSSFCKHMGPLNYSRLKHLRLDGNNVTHSSMPADAVNCLRQASDIMFE, encoded by the exons ATGTTGCCTCTGCGTGTACCCATCTTGGCTGTGCTGGTCACACTGTCCCTCTGCCAGTATTATGACTATGATTACCAACCTAATCCAGTGATGGGGCCATCATCGCCCAACTGCAATCAAGAGTGCGATTGCCCATTCAATTTCCCCAGCGCCATGTATTGTGACAGCCGCAAGCTCAAATTTGTTCCCATAGTTCCAACAGGGATCAAGTACCTGTACCTCCAGAACAATCTGATTGAGGAGATCAAGGCAGGAGTGTTTGATAATGTTACTGACACACTGCGCTGGCTGATACTTGACAATAACCAGATCACTAATGCTAAAATAGCAAAGGGCACAATTGACAAACTCTCAGGCCTGGAGAAGTTGTTCATCAGCTTCAACAACCTTACAGAGCCAGCCATTCCTCCCTCAAAGTCCCTTGAGGAGCTGAGAATTATGAACAACAAGCTGTCCAAATTTCCTTCTGGACTCTTGACTGACAAGGAGAATTTGACCTCCATTCACCTTCAGCACAATGACCTAACCTCTGAAGCCATTTCAGGGGCTTTCAAAGGGCTAAAGAAGCTGCTGTCACTGGATGTAAGCCACAACAAGCTGAAGAAGCTCCCAGCTGGTGTTCCCAGTTCACTGGTAATGCTCTATGCTGACTACAATGTCATTGAAAGTATTGGAGCAGGATACCTGAACAAGCTGCCCTCACTTCAGTACTTGAGAGTCTCACACAACAAGCTGGTGGACTCAGGGATCCCTGCTGGAGTgttcaatgtgacatcactgctgGAGCTTGACCTCTCTTTCAACAAACTGCAGTCTATCCCTGAGATCAACGAGCAGTTGGAGCAACTCTACCTTCAGGCAAATGAAATCAACA AGTTTGACCTGTCAAGTTTCTGCAAGCACATGGGACCTCTGAACTATTCACGTCTGAAGCATCTGCGTCTCGATGGAAACAACGTCACTCACAGCAGCATGCCAGCTGACGCTGTCAACTGCCTGCGCCAAGCCTCAGATATCATGTTCGAATAA